The Pseudomonas sp. Marseille-Q3773 DNA window AAGACCGCTCGTGGGCGCCATTGAAGTCGGAATAGTTGACGCTGTTGGCCAGGAAGATCGAGTCGCCGCCCACATAGTCGAACGGTGTATCGCCGTCCACCTTTTGATACGCAGCCGTCAGCTTGTGTGCACCGAAGGCATAACCAACCGCGAAGCTGTAGGTTTGATTGTCGATTTCGCCCTGCAGCGCCTTGCCGGTATCGCGGGTGTCGTAGAGATTGAAATCAAAATCCAGAGCCTGGTTTTCGCTCAACGGCAGGGCGTATTGCAGGCCGCCGTAATACTGGTGCCAGGTCTCGTCGAAATCCGCGGCGTACAGGCTGGCGGAGAGCTGTTTGCTCAAGGCGTAAGTGCCGCCGATGAAGTCGATCGACTTGCCAATCCGGCCCTCGCCGTAGTTCAGGTAGAGGTCTTGATCATGGTTGGTGGAATCACGCAGCTTGTACGCCGTGAAATGCCCCGCGTTCAGTGCAAGGTCCGGTATTTCCTGGCTGCTGAGCAACACACCGGTGGCAGTCTCGGGTAGCAGCCGAGAGTCGCCGGTGGCGAACACCGGCACCTCGGTACGCATGTCACCATAACGCAGCTCGGTGCTCGACAACCGTACCTTCAATGCCGCGCCGGCACTGCCATAACTGTCTTCAGGCCGATCATCACCGTCCACCGGCAGCAGGTCGGCGCCGGAGCGACTGCGGCCGCTGTCAAGTTTCAGCCCCAGCAGGCCATGTGCATCGAGACCGAAGCCGAGCGTACCTTGAGTAAAACCCGACTCATAGAATGCCATCAGGCCCTGCGCCCACTCCTCCCGATAGCTTTGGTCCTCTGGGCCGGCATCGCGGAAGTCACGATTGAAATAGAAATTGCGCATCAGCAGGCGAAGGCTGCTGCCCTCGATGAAGCCTTCTGCCTCGGATTGTTGACCGGCCAGCGCGGGAAGGCTGGAAAGGCCTAGCGCCAACGCGGTGAAGCCAAGTGTCGCTGCATGCATGGTGAAAAGTCCTGGTGTAGAGGTTATTGCCCGCCCCTGAGCGCGACGGGCTTGTTGTTGTGTATCTAACCAACGGCAAGATTGCCCAGCCAAATACCATTGCACTTTAACGTGTCAATGTGCCAAGCTGATTTTGGACATAGCTATCAAAAAAGGGACTGTAATTATCGCTCGTTGTATGTGAATGCTCACATATCCAATAAGGAAGCCCCACCATGCAGCGCAGAACAAAAATAATTGCCACTTTGGGCCCCGCGACCGAAACACCCGAAGCCATTGACGGGCTGGTGCGCGCCGGTGTCGATGTGGTCCGCCTTAACTTCTCCCATGGCACGGCAGAGGAGCACATTGCCCGCGCCGAGCTGGTAAGGGCCATGGCCCATAAGCATGGTCGCTTTGTGGCGATCCTTGCCGATTTGCAAGGGCCAAAAATCCGCATTGCCCGCTTCGCCGAGGGCAAGGTGCTGCTGCACGAAGGGCAGCGTTTCGTGCTTGACGCATTGCTCGACAAGCAAGCCGGCAGCGTCGAAGCAGTCGGTATCGATTACGCCGCGCTGATCAGCGACAGCCGGCCTGGCGACATCCTGCTCCTGGATGACGGCCGCCTCGAACTGCAGGTACAGGAGATGGAGGCGCACCGCCTGGTCTGCAGGGTATTGGTGGGTGGTCCGCTGTCGAACAACAAGGGCATCAACCGCAATGGCGGTGGCCTGTCCGCCAGCGCCCTGACCGACAAGGACCGTTCCAACATCCTCACCGCCGCGCGCATGCACGTGGACTACCTGGCGGTGTCGTTCCCCCGCGATGCTGCAGACATGCATCTGGCCCGCCAACTGTTGCAAGCGGCTGGCGGCGAAGCTGGCCTGGTCGCCAAGATCGAGCGTGCCGAAACCGTAGCCGACCGTACGGTGCTGGATGGCATCATCGAGGCCAGCGAAGGCGTGATGGTCGCCCGTGGCGACCTGGGCGTAGAAATCGGCGACGCCGAACTGCTCGCCGTACAGAAGCTGATCATCGACCGTGCGCGCACGCTGAACCGCGTGGTGATCACCGCCACGCTGATGATGGAGAGCATGATCAGCCAGTCGATGCCGACCCGCGCCGAAGTGTTCGACGTTGCCAACGCCGTGCTCGATGGCACCGACGCGGTGATGCTCTCTGCCGAGACCGCCGCCGGGGCCTACCCGGTACAGACGGTAGAGGCCATGGCCCGCATCATCGCCGGCGCCGAGCGCCACCCCCAGGCCCAGCGCTCCAAGCATCGCATGGACGAAGTGTTCCAGCGCATCGATGAAACCATCGCCCTGTCGGCCATGTATGCCGCCAACCACCTCGAAGGGGTGAAAGCGATCATCAGCCTGACCGAAACCGGCGACACCCCGCGATTGATGTCGCGGATCCGCTCGCACCTGCCGATCTATGCCTGCTCGGGCAACCTGCGCACCCAGCGCCGGGTCGCGCTGTTTCGCGGCGTGCAAACCCTGCCCTTGAGCAGCGAGCAGATGCTGCCGGACGAAGTGGACCAGGGCGCCGTGCAGGCCCTGTTGCAACGCCAGGTGGTGAGCAACGGTGACTACGTGCTGATCACCCGCGGCGACAACGCCCACGCCCAAGGTGGCACCAACACACTGCGCATCGTGCGCGTGGGAGACGCCTGATGAACACGAAAATGGTCATCGCCAACTGGAAGATGCACGGCACCCAGGCCAGCAATGCCAAGCTGATTGCCGACCTGCTGCCTGCCTTGCGGCCACTCACCGGGGTGCAGGTCGCCATCTGCCCGCCTCTGCCATACCTCGCACAACTGGCCGGGTTGCTGGCACAGACGCCGCTGACCCTGGGCGCGCAGAACATCAACGAACGCGCCCAGGGCGCATTCACCGGCGAAGTCAGCGGGCAGATGCTTGCCGACCTTGGTTGCGCCTACGCCCTGGTCGGCCACTCGGAGCGCCGCGCCCTGTATGGC harbors:
- a CDS encoding OprD family porin, with translation MHAATLGFTALALGLSSLPALAGQQSEAEGFIEGSSLRLLMRNFYFNRDFRDAGPEDQSYREEWAQGLMAFYESGFTQGTLGFGLDAHGLLGLKLDSGRSRSGADLLPVDGDDRPEDSYGSAGAALKVRLSSTELRYGDMRTEVPVFATGDSRLLPETATGVLLSSQEIPDLALNAGHFTAYKLRDSTNHDQDLYLNYGEGRIGKSIDFIGGTYALSKQLSASLYAADFDETWHQYYGGLQYALPLSENQALDFDFNLYDTRDTGKALQGEIDNQTYSFAVGYAFGAHKLTAAYQKVDGDTPFDYVGGDSIFLANSVNYSDFNGAHERSYQLRYDLNLAAYGVPGLKFSVRYIKGDGIDGSHADPSGGYAGLQGKGGEHWERNVDLRYVVQSGAAKDLSLRLRQATHRANEAQGEGDIHEVRLIVEYPIDIF
- the pyk gene encoding pyruvate kinase, giving the protein MQRRTKIIATLGPATETPEAIDGLVRAGVDVVRLNFSHGTAEEHIARAELVRAMAHKHGRFVAILADLQGPKIRIARFAEGKVLLHEGQRFVLDALLDKQAGSVEAVGIDYAALISDSRPGDILLLDDGRLELQVQEMEAHRLVCRVLVGGPLSNNKGINRNGGGLSASALTDKDRSNILTAARMHVDYLAVSFPRDAADMHLARQLLQAAGGEAGLVAKIERAETVADRTVLDGIIEASEGVMVARGDLGVEIGDAELLAVQKLIIDRARTLNRVVITATLMMESMISQSMPTRAEVFDVANAVLDGTDAVMLSAETAAGAYPVQTVEAMARIIAGAERHPQAQRSKHRMDEVFQRIDETIALSAMYAANHLEGVKAIISLTETGDTPRLMSRIRSHLPIYACSGNLRTQRRVALFRGVQTLPLSSEQMLPDEVDQGAVQALLQRQVVSNGDYVLITRGDNAHAQGGTNTLRIVRVGDA